The Streptococcus sp. VT 162 genome has a window encoding:
- a CDS encoding transposase, with product MKETTMLPLGSIIILKGNTKKMMIIARVIAAPVKGNIYRFDYGACLYPEGLVGDSLIYFNDEDIFKVVQEGYSDEDNDLMLENIAAVIDQTEIPKGNVAELNDVNGLGG from the coding sequence ATGAAAGAAACGACTATGTTGCCACTCGGCAGTATCATTATATTAAAAGGAAATACAAAGAAGATGATGATCATTGCACGGGTCATCGCAGCGCCTGTCAAAGGGAATATCTATCGCTTTGACTACGGGGCTTGCCTCTATCCTGAAGGGCTAGTAGGCGATAGCCTTATCTACTTCAATGATGAAGATATTTTTAAGGTTGTTCAAGAGGGCTATAGTGATGAGGATAATGACCTCATGTTGGAAAATATTGCTGCGGTTATAGACCAGACAGAGATTCCTAAAGGAAATGTAGCCGAATTGAATGACGTAAATGGATTGGGAGGTTAA
- a CDS encoding cell division protein FtsK gives MNYLFFEGNVYPLYAGKTYQMGSFVDSNIYLPIFENVVLEVKENEVELLGETYSYGYHLVSIAESINVSLLIIENTEHYLLPEKILYLSDKKEASIRLVDFPIEIILTFDGTNKTIYSVSPFYINGERKTGKQNIQDMDQIVFEQGLGLSVQKQILSIHSLFSIETSLLPFSEVMVEDRSKEFHRSPRIILREPEDKVTIASAPTDDEGHKQSLLRLIITPLAMIVFTILTVYFTRSGGMMFMMMGMSVITIGTSIHTYFSDKKSHKELQEQKIVDYMEYLETKYSQLADLRDEQVEALVYHFPDTVRILEMVEKIDRRIYEKTLYHFDFLSYRLGLGEVNSSFSIEYSDSELTKYNAAANQKIQELLSYYRVTKQVPITHTLTNPMGYIGTRQIVIEQVQQMMMQLATFQSYHDLQFIPIFREEELELWDWSRWLPHTKIKALNSRGFVYNQRTRDQLLTSLYQIIKDRKLDSEQDKGKEKQYSPHYILFITDLSLMLDHNIMEYINEDLSHLGIHYVFVEEVLESLPEHVKTVVDYRGDKKGTVLLQDGNYTNKEITPLPPVSLSEKENFARNLAGIHHVQTLRNSIPNSITFLEMYGVNKVEELDLLKRWQDNETFQTMAVPLGVRGRDDILYLNIHEKAHGPHGLIAGTTGSGKSELIQSYILSLAVNYHPYEVAFLLIDYKGGGMANLFADLPHVVGTITNLDGNQANRALVSIKAELKKRQRIFAENDVNHINQYMKLFKEGKVKEPLPHLLIISDEFAELKANQPDFMDELVSTARIGRSLGVKLILATQKPSGVVNDQIWSNSKFKIALKVQDVADSREVIKTPDAAEITQTGRAYLQVGNNEIYELFQSAWSGADYNPEGRNHVQKNTTVYEITSNGQYNAINKDLSGLVNRKEAKAVPTELDAIVEKAREVFDGLHIHQVASPWLPPLEEKIYAKDTQSTNFKDYWGRSEALQPILVGYQDIPERQEQSPLYFNMEQRGHILLVSSPGFGKSTFLQNFAMDVIRKHTPEQVHFYLYDFGTSGLISISDFPHVADYFTLDETEKIMKSLRFLNREIKTRKRALSRARATNLTQYNQLSDESFPTIFIEIDGFDSVMDAPFVDAFYDTLNVIARDGASLGIYLVVTLSRLNAMRLQLQSNFKTKISLFLFDNSDLSGVVGRSNIPLDEIKGRAIAKFDDIVQFQVMLPYSSEYYTDYIKEVRAEQEAMAVAYDGPLPAGIPMLPEKVTKEGLSEILESSQDFILGLEREAVVPASFSFERPILIASDSPAFVTNYYKLLEYHLERMSGKYNTLILDPSQRISNQLFDGIQRFDTSLEVDNVMKTILEDFKKRVATPSQDYPKWLILIPDIAATAMAAGMNEVDFKELLTEGSRYGVTLVFAGAYQDLVTNQYDNFVKLVNQLVEQVFLGVRISDQDHTRYPYIMNEPALKPNQGYILYPDRYEFVQLLEI, from the coding sequence ATGAATTATTTATTTTTTGAAGGCAATGTTTATCCACTCTATGCAGGAAAAACCTATCAAATGGGGTCTTTTGTAGATTCTAATATCTATCTTCCTATTTTTGAGAATGTGGTGCTGGAAGTCAAGGAAAATGAAGTTGAACTACTCGGGGAGACTTATTCTTATGGGTATCATTTGGTTTCTATAGCTGAAAGTATAAATGTTTCCTTATTGATTATTGAAAATACAGAGCATTACCTTCTTCCTGAGAAAATACTTTATTTATCAGATAAGAAAGAAGCGTCTATTCGCTTAGTTGATTTTCCTATAGAAATCATTTTGACCTTTGATGGGACAAATAAGACGATTTACAGTGTTAGTCCATTTTACATTAACGGTGAAAGAAAAACAGGAAAGCAAAACATTCAAGATATGGATCAAATTGTTTTTGAACAAGGTCTAGGTTTATCCGTTCAAAAACAAATCTTATCGATTCATTCACTATTTTCTATTGAGACAAGCTTACTGCCTTTTTCTGAAGTAATGGTCGAAGACCGTTCAAAAGAATTTCATCGCTCTCCACGGATTATTCTAAGAGAACCTGAGGATAAAGTAACGATTGCTTCGGCACCAACAGATGATGAAGGTCACAAACAATCGTTACTGAGATTGATTATTACCCCTTTGGCGATGATTGTCTTTACGATACTGACCGTTTACTTTACACGTAGTGGTGGAATGATGTTTATGATGATGGGGATGTCTGTCATTACTATTGGGACTTCCATTCATACTTATTTTTCTGATAAAAAATCACATAAGGAACTTCAAGAACAGAAAATTGTTGATTATATGGAATATTTGGAAACCAAATATTCTCAGTTAGCTGACTTACGTGACGAACAAGTTGAGGCTCTGGTTTATCATTTTCCTGATACAGTTCGTATTTTGGAAATGGTAGAAAAAATAGATCGACGAATTTATGAGAAAACGCTCTATCACTTCGATTTCTTGTCTTATCGCTTAGGATTGGGGGAAGTTAATTCTAGTTTCTCTATTGAGTATTCAGATTCTGAGTTGACAAAATACAATGCGGCTGCTAATCAAAAAATTCAAGAACTACTTTCTTACTATCGTGTGACTAAACAGGTACCAATTACTCATACATTAACAAATCCTATGGGTTATATCGGAACACGACAAATAGTGATTGAACAAGTTCAACAGATGATGATGCAATTAGCGACTTTCCAAAGTTATCATGATTTACAGTTTATTCCAATTTTTCGAGAGGAAGAGTTGGAGTTGTGGGATTGGAGTCGTTGGTTACCTCATACGAAAATTAAAGCACTAAATAGCCGTGGTTTTGTTTACAATCAACGTACTCGAGATCAACTATTGACGTCACTCTATCAAATTATTAAAGACAGAAAATTAGATAGTGAGCAGGACAAAGGAAAGGAAAAGCAATATAGCCCTCATTATATTCTCTTTATTACAGATTTAAGTTTGATGTTGGATCACAACATTATGGAGTACATCAATGAAGATTTATCCCATTTAGGGATTCATTACGTTTTCGTAGAAGAAGTACTTGAAAGTTTACCAGAACACGTTAAGACAGTTGTTGACTATCGAGGAGATAAAAAAGGTACCGTATTACTTCAGGATGGCAATTATACAAATAAAGAGATCACGCCTCTTCCTCCTGTAAGTTTATCGGAAAAGGAAAATTTTGCGAGAAATCTCGCGGGTATTCATCATGTTCAGACTTTGCGTAATTCGATTCCGAATAGCATTACCTTCTTGGAGATGTATGGAGTCAATAAGGTAGAGGAACTGGATCTTTTAAAACGATGGCAGGACAATGAGACTTTCCAAACAATGGCTGTTCCTCTAGGAGTTCGAGGTAGGGACGATATTCTTTATCTAAACATTCATGAGAAGGCTCATGGACCTCACGGATTGATTGCTGGTACTACGGGATCAGGGAAGTCTGAGCTTATTCAGTCCTACATTCTATCTTTAGCTGTGAACTACCATCCGTATGAGGTTGCTTTCCTCTTGATTGACTATAAAGGTGGAGGGATGGCCAATCTCTTTGCAGATCTCCCTCACGTCGTTGGTACGATTACAAACTTGGATGGCAACCAGGCAAATCGGGCTCTGGTATCTATCAAGGCTGAACTGAAGAAACGTCAGCGTATCTTTGCAGAAAATGACGTTAATCATATCAACCAGTACATGAAACTCTTCAAAGAAGGGAAGGTTAAAGAACCATTACCACATCTATTAATCATTAGTGATGAGTTTGCAGAGTTGAAGGCGAATCAACCTGATTTCATGGATGAATTGGTCTCTACAGCTCGTATTGGTCGTTCATTGGGAGTTAAATTAATTTTAGCAACCCAAAAACCTAGTGGGGTGGTTAATGATCAAATTTGGTCGAACTCGAAGTTTAAAATAGCTCTTAAAGTACAGGATGTTGCGGATTCTAGAGAAGTAATCAAAACACCTGATGCTGCAGAAATCACCCAGACAGGTAGAGCCTATCTTCAAGTCGGAAACAATGAAATCTATGAGCTATTCCAAAGCGCGTGGTCGGGTGCGGATTATAATCCAGAAGGACGAAACCATGTTCAAAAAAATACAACTGTGTATGAGATTACAAGTAATGGTCAATACAATGCCATTAATAAAGATTTGAGTGGTTTAGTCAATCGAAAAGAAGCAAAGGCTGTTCCAACAGAATTGGACGCCATTGTAGAAAAAGCTCGTGAAGTCTTTGACGGTCTTCATATTCATCAGGTGGCCAGTCCTTGGTTGCCACCACTCGAAGAAAAGATATATGCTAAAGATACACAATCGACTAACTTCAAGGATTATTGGGGACGTTCAGAGGCCTTACAACCTATTTTAGTTGGGTATCAAGATATTCCTGAAAGACAGGAACAATCTCCACTTTATTTCAATATGGAACAAAGAGGCCATATTCTATTAGTTTCTAGTCCAGGATTCGGGAAGTCCACTTTTCTACAGAACTTTGCGATGGACGTGATTCGTAAGCACACACCAGAACAAGTCCATTTCTACCTCTATGACTTTGGTACTAGTGGCTTGATCTCTATTTCTGATTTTCCTCATGTTGCAGATTATTTCACCTTGGATGAAACTGAGAAAATCATGAAATCTCTTCGATTCTTGAATAGAGAGATTAAAACTCGGAAACGGGCTCTTTCGCGAGCAAGAGCGACAAACCTAACGCAGTACAATCAGTTGTCAGATGAGAGTTTTCCAACTATTTTCATCGAGATAGATGGTTTTGATAGTGTGATGGATGCCCCATTTGTAGATGCCTTTTATGATACTTTAAATGTCATCGCTCGAGATGGTGCTTCTCTAGGAATCTATCTAGTCGTGACACTTTCTCGTCTCAATGCGATGCGATTACAGTTGCAATCCAACTTTAAGACTAAGATTTCGCTCTTCTTATTTGATAACAGTGACTTGTCAGGTGTAGTAGGACGTTCAAACATTCCACTCGATGAAATCAAAGGCCGTGCGATAGCTAAATTTGATGATATCGTCCAATTCCAAGTGATGTTGCCATACAGTAGTGAATACTATACGGACTACATAAAAGAAGTTCGTGCAGAACAAGAAGCCATGGCTGTGGCATACGATGGACCGCTTCCTGCAGGTATCCCAATGTTGCCAGAAAAGGTAACCAAAGAAGGATTGTCAGAAATCTTAGAAAGCAGCCAAGACTTTATCTTGGGACTCGAAAGAGAGGCTGTTGTTCCAGCATCCTTTAGTTTCGAGCGACCTATTCTTATAGCCTCAGACAGCCCTGCTTTTGTAACGAATTACTATAAATTATTAGAGTATCATTTGGAACGTATGTCAGGTAAGTATAATACGCTTATCTTAGATCCTAGTCAGCGTATCAGCAACCAACTTTTTGATGGTATCCAACGTTTCGATACTTCTTTAGAAGTCGATAATGTAATGAAGACGATATTAGAAGACTTTAAGAAACGAGTGGCTACACCAAGTCAGGACTATCCTAAATGGTTAATTCTGATCCCTGATATTGCGGCGACAGCTATGGCAGCAGGGATGAACGAAGTAGACTTCAAAGAACTTCTTACGGAAGGTTCTCGCTATGGCGTGACTTTAGTATTTGCTGGTGCTTATCAGGATCTAGTAACCAATCAATACGATAATTTTGTCAAACTAGTTAATCAGTTAGTAGAACAAGTCTTCCTTGGTGTACGCATTAGCGATCAAGATCATACTCGCTATCCTTATATCATGAATGAACCGGCACTGAAGCCTAACCAAGGATACATTCTTTACCCAGATCGTTATGAATTTGTTCAATTATTAGAAATTTAG